The genomic window ATCTGGTGGAACTCGGCGGCCTCGGTCATGGCCGTACCGGTCATTCCGGACAGCTTGCCGTAGAGGAGGAAGAAGTTCTGCAGGGTGATCGTGGCGAGCGTCTGGTTCTCGTCCTTGATGTCCACCCCTTCCTTCGCCTCGATCGCCTGGTGCATGCCCTCGTTGTAGCGGCGGCCGGCGAGGATACGGCCGGTGTGCTCGTCGACGATCATGACTTCGCCGTCGATGACGACGTAGTCCTTGTCCTTCTTGAAGAGTTCCTTGGCCTTGATGGCGTTGTTCAGGTAACCCACGAGCGGCGTGTTCACCGACTCGTAGAGGTTGTCGATGCCCAGCCAGTCCTCGACCTTCGAGACACCCGACTCATGGATGGCGACGGTCCGCTTCTTCTCGTCGACCTCGTAGTCGCCGGTCTCCTCGATGCCCTTCAGGTGGTTGCCGGGCTCACCCTTGGTGAGGCGGGTCACCAGCTTGGCGAAGTCGCCGTACCACTTGGTGGCCTGGTCGGCGGGGCCGGAGATGATCAGCGGCGTACGGGCCTCGTCGACGAGGATCGAGTCGACCTCGTCGACGATCGCGAAGTTGTGACCGCGCTGGACGAGCTCCTCCTGGGACCACGCCATGTTGTCGCGCAGGTAGTCGAAGCCGAACTCGTTGTTCGTTCCGTAGGTGATGTCGCACGCGTACTGCTCGCGGCGCTGGGCCGGCGACATGTTGGCCAGGATGCAGCCGACGCTCAGGCCGAGGAATTTGTGCACCCGGCCCATCATCTCGGAGTCGCGCTCGGCCAGGTAGTCGTTGACGGTGATCAGGTGGACGCCCTTGCCCGAGAGCGCGTTGAGATACGCCGGGAGCGTGCCGACGAGGGTCTTGCCCTCACCGGTCTTCATCTCGGCGACATAGCCGAGGTGCAGCGCGGCGCCACCCATCATCTGGACGTCGTAGTGGCGCTGGCCGAGGACGCGCTTGGCGGCCTCGCGGACGGTCGCGAAGGCCTCGGGCAGCAGGTCGTCGAGGCTCTCGCCGGCGGCGTAGCGCTCCTTGTACTCCTCGGTGAGCGCCCGCAACTCGGCGTCGGAGAGGCTGACGAAATCCTCTTCGATGGAGCTGACCTGGTCCGCGATGCGGTGCAGTTTGCGCAGGATCTTGCCTTCGCCTGCACGCATGAGCTTGTTGAAGACGGACACTGAGGCGGGTCTCCTTGCCGATCGGGCCTGGCACTGGGTCGTGTGTTGGACACTGGCGCGGGCACGGCAGGTGGACCCCACCGCAACGGCCATCGTAAGCGAGGACCCCGCCGCCTCGGGAGGTCCGGCGTCACGTGGACCGCCACGCGGGCCGGCTGCCGCGTATCTGGTGAACGCACGGGGGACGCGGAAGGTGCCGCCCTTCCCGAAAAGTGTTCGCACGGCAGACACACAGTCACCAGAATCACGTCATGGAGCCCATCACTCTCACCACCGAGCGGCTGGAACTGCGCACGTTCGCCCCGGACGACGCCGCGGAGGTCCACGCGGCCTGTCAGGACCCCGACATCCAGCGCTGGATCCCGGCCATTCCCTCGCCGTACGAGCAGCAGGACGCGGAGGAGTTCGTCGGACTGATCGTTCCGGACGGCTGGCGCAGCGACACGGCCTACACCTTCTGCGTACGTCCCCTGGGCGGTGGCCCGCTCATCGCCTCGACGAGCCTGCACCATCCGCTCGAGGGCGCGTGGGAGATCGGCTTCTGGACGGCCAAGGAGCATCGTGGCCGCGGTTACGCCACGGAGACCGTGCTCGCGCTCGCCCGCTGGGCCTTCACCGACCTGGGGTGCGTCCGCCTGGAGTGGCGCGCCGAGGTGGGGAACACGGGGTCGCGCTCGGTCGCCGAGAAGGCCGGCTTCACGGTCGAGGGCGCCCTGCGGTCGGGGATCCGGAGCCGCGGGACACTGCGGGACTGCTGGGTCGCCTCGCTGCTGCCGTCGGACCTGGGGCTGATACCGGCGGTCCCCTACCTGCCGGCCAGGGCCGATGCCTGATCCTCCCGGCCGGGGCCCGGCTGTCAGTGGCGCCCTCTAAGGTGCGGGACATGACGACTGAGCCGCCCCCCGCTGCCGGACCCGCTGCTGCCGGACTCTCCGCCGACGAGGCCCGCCGGATAGCTCTGCGGGCCCAGGGGTTCCTCGGCGCGCCCGACCGGCGGGGCGGCGTGCGCGGTGTGCTGCGCCACCTCGGCGCCGTCCAGCTGGACACCATCTCGGTGCTGGCCCGCTCCCACGAGCTGATCCCGTACGCCCGCCTCGGAGCGGTGGGCCGCAGGACGGTCGAGGAGGCGTACTGGACGGACGGCCACGCCTTCGAGTACTGGTCGCACGCGGCCTGCATCCTCCCCGTCGAGGAGTGGCCGCACTTCGCCTTCCGGCGCCGCGCCTACCGGTCCCGCCCGCACTGGTACCACGACCTGCCCGACGGTGCCTACGACACGGTGATCAAGCAGCTGCGCGCGGAGGGACCGCTGACCGCCACGGAGCTGGGCGGCGCGAAGAACAAGGGCGAGTGGTGGGACTGGTCCGAGTCGAAGGTCGCCGTCGAGCGGGCCCTTATGTACGGCGAGGTGGTGTGCACCGAGCGGCGCGGCTGGAAGCGGGTGTACGACCTCGCCGAGCGGGCGATCCCGGACCAGTTCCTCCATGACGAGCTGGACGACCGCGAGTGCCTGCGGCGGCTGGTGCGGCTGGCCGGGCAGTCGCTGGGTGTGGGCACCCGCGCGGACATCGCGGACTACCACCGGCTCAAGGGCGAGCAGTTCGACGAGGTGGTCGCCGACTCCGGTCTCGTGCCCGTCCGTGTCGAGGGCTGGTCAAAGCCCGCCTGGGCGGACCCCGAAGCCCTGGCGAGCGAGCCGCGCGGCCGGCACCGCACGACGCTGCTGTCGCCGTTCGACTCACTGATCTGGGAGCGGGCGCGCACCGAGCGGCTCTTCGGCTTCACCCACCGCCTCGAGGCGTACGTCCCGAAGGCGAAGCGGGTGCACGGCTACTTCGCGATGCCGCTGCTCTCGGGCGGCAGGCTCCTGGGCCGTGTGGACCCGGCCCGTGAGGGCACCACACTGGTCGCCCGGCAGGTCTCCCTCGACACCCCGAAGGCGGTCCGCCCGATGGCCCAGGCGCTGCTGGAGGCGGCCGAGTGGGTGGGCTGCGACACCGTCCGCGTCGAGCGCGTCGACCGGCCGGAACTGATGGCCCCCCTGGTGGCGGCCCTCAGCTGATCGGGCCGGCCTGAGCGGGCGTGCCTGGCCGGCGGGCAAGCGGAGCTCGCTAGCGGATCTCGAGGATCTTCTCCCGCATCGCGTACACGACCGCCTCCATCCGCGAGTGGAGCTGGAGCTTCTCCAGGATGTTGCGGACGTGGTTCTTCACCGTGTTCTCGGAGATGAACAACTCCTTGGCGATGTCCCGGTTGTTCATCCCCGTGGCGACCAGCTTGAGCACCTCCAGCTCCCGCTCGGTCAGCCTGGGCGCGGGCACCAGACGGCGCTCGTCGGTGCGCTGGATCATCGACTTGAACTCGGTGAGCAGCTTCGACGCCATCGAAGGGCTGATCTGCGACTGGCCGTCGGCCACGGCGCGGATCGCGGTGGCCACCTCGTCCGTGGAGATCTCCTTCAGGAGATATCCCGTCGCCCCGGCCTTGATCGCGTCGTAGAGGTCGGCCTCCTCGTCGCTGATCGTCAGCATGATGATCTTCGCGCTGGGGGCCACCTCCTTGATCGAGGTGCACGCCTCGATCCCCCCGCGCTTCGGCATACGCACGTCCATCAGCACGATGTCCGGCAGCAGATCGGCGGCCTTGTCGACCGCCTCCGCGCCGTCCCCGGCCTCACCGACGACCTGGATGTCCTCCTCCTGGGCGAGGACGATCTCCAGCCCGCGGCGGAAGAGGGCGTGGTCGTCGACCACGAGAACCCGGATCGGTTCCTTCCCGGAGACACCTGTCCCCGCGCCGTCCGCGCCCTCGGCGCCATCCGCGTCCTGCACGGGCCCGAAGCTGTCCGCCATCGTTCCTCCCCCTGAGGCCGTGGCCCTGGTTCATCTGCGGTCTGCCAACCGCAGTCCACAGCGCACCGGTTGGCTCGGGTCGCCATGATTCCATGCCCGTGTGACGGAGGGGTGCTCCCGTGGTGGCACGGTGGTGCCCCCGGGGGCGCACAGGGCGCTCCAGGGGGCACCACCGAAGAACGGGATCAGCCGCCGAGCGCACCACTCGCGCCGCCGGGCTCATGCCCGGCCAGCGGGTCGGTCTGCAGGTGGATGACGCCGTAGTCGTAGGCGTGTCGCCGGTAGACGACACTGGGCTCCTTGGTCTCGGAGTCGACGAACAGATAGAAGTCGTGCCCGACCAACTCCATCTCGTAGAGCGCCTGGTCGAGCGTCATCGGGGCGGCTACGTGGTTCTTCTCCCGGACCACGAGCGGTCCTTCGCCCTGCACCTCGAGCGAGCCGATCCTGGTGGTGGGAACGGATTCCGGGGTCTCTTCGGAGACGGGCTCGCCATTCTGGTTCAACTGGGCGACGCCGGGGACGACATCGGCGACCTCCGCTGCCGACAGCCGGCCGTTGCCACGCCGGGTGTGGCGCTTGTCGTGCTGCTTGCGCAGCCGGGCCTCGAGCTTCGCGGTGGCAAGGTCGAGCGCTGCGTACGGGTCGGCGGCCGCTGCTTCCGCACGGATCACCGGCCCGCGCGAAAGAAGGGTGATCTCCACGCGGTCGGAACGGTCGGCCTGCCGCGGGTTGTGCTCCTTGGACACCTCGACGTCGAGGCTGATCACCTTGCCGTCGAGCTTCTGGATCTTCTCCAGCTTCAGCTTCTCGGCCACGTGCTTGCGGAACCGCTCGGGCACCTCGGTCTTGCGGCCCTTGACGACGATGTCCACGCAGAACTCCGTTCCCGGATTGCTCCGCATACGTCGCGGAGCATCTCCCTTTTGCTGCACCAGGCCCCAGTGAGCACGGGGGCCTCGGACTTGGCGACTTTCACCTCCTCCTCCCCCATCGGCAAGATCCCCACCCCACCAACTTCGAGGTTCTTGATCCCTTCATGAACATCTGGCCTTAACCCGGCCATGTATTCGACGAAGAGCAGCGTTCACCATTCCTCACAACCGAACATAGCTCCCCCGGACGGTTGTCGGCACCCGCTACCAGCGCGTACGTCCGTTCAGGTGCATTTCCCCTCGCGCCACCTGCGACATTGCCGCTTCCCCTTCAGCCGTGGTCCACGCCGAACGACAGGGGCGGTGCGGCGATCACCGCGGCACTCGTTCGGACGCATCCGGAAGGGCCCGCGGCCGTTGCGGCACACAGTGCCCGCGCCGCCTCGACAAGCGAAGCGCCCGTCGTCATCAAGTCGTCCACCAGAACCGCTCTGCGGCCCTCCAGCAGCCGCTCGGCACCCTTGACCACCCCCAGTGCTCCCGTCATGTTCAGCACCCGCTCGCGGGCCGTGAGGCCCGACTGGTCGGCGACCTTCCGGCACTGGCGCAGCACCGGGACCGCACTCGCGCGGGCCCCCGACCGGCGGAGCGCCCCAGCGGCGGCCACCGCGACACGGCGTGCCGCGTCGTGGCCGCGTGCCCGCACGGCCCGCCGCGCCGACGGCACCGGTACGAGCAGCAGCGGCTCCGCCCCGTCGAGCGCCTCCGGTGCCGCTGCCACCACGGCCCCGGCCAGCGCCGCCCCGAGCGGCCCCGCCAGCCCCAGCACCCCCCGCTCCTTGTGCGCCAGCAGGAGGGCACGCACCGCGTCCTCGTACTCCGCCGCCGCGAACACCACCGGCAGCCCCGCCGGCTCGGGACACGGCCGCGCCCGCCGCGGCCCGCGACCGCCGAGCTGCCATGCGCACTCCTCGCACAGGGGCGTACGAGGACGTCCGCAACCACCGCATGCGAGAGGCAGCACCAGCCCGGCCATCTCGCGCCACCAGCCCCGCATGACCATCACTGTGCCGCTGCGGGGGACGCCCCGCCACTGCTGTGGACAACGCCTGCGCCGGCTCGGCCCGGCCTGTGGACAACGCGCTGTGGACGACGTGTCGGCAGAGGCCGGCCGGCGGCGCTATCCCGGATAGACGGGGGACAACCCCTTGTCGGTCATGGTCTGCCAGTTCGCGGAGGGGGCGAGCCGCACCAGCCCGTCATCGGACACGGCCACCAGCGGCTGGTCGTCGTCCTCCGTGGCCGCCACGGCGGACACCTTGTTCAGCCCCGGCACCCCGCCGGCGGGCGAGAGGGAGCCGTCGGTCTGGATGTAGCGGACCTGCTGCACGCCTCCGGCCTCCTTGCCCACCACCACGAGCCGGCTCGGCCCCGCCCAGGACACCGCGGTCACCGAATCCAGCCGGGGCGCCGCGGACTGCAGCTCCACCACGGAGACCGACGTCACCCCCTCGGGAGTCGTCCGCCGCTCGATCCGGCCGATCTTCAACGTGCTCTTGCCGTCCTCGGAGAGCAGCAGCGCTATCCGTACGCCGTCCGCCGACAGCCGCAGCGACTCGATCCGGGCCCCGTCGAGCCCGTCGACCGCCACCGCCTGAGGCGGGCCCTCGCCCCCGGCCAGCCTCAGCAGCCTCGGCCGACGCGGGTCGCGGTCGGCCACCCACAGATCGTTCCGGTCCCAGCTGGGAGCCGAAAGCCGGTCCGCGGGCTTGGCACCGTTGCTGCCCGCGAGCGGGTCGGCGAGCTCCTCGTCGGACATGATCGACGCGGCGTACAGGTGCTGCCCGTCCTGCGAGACGGCAGCCGCGCGCTGTCCGTTGCGCGCCACGGCAACCGTGCCCAGCCGCAGCGTGCCGTCCCCGAACGGTCCGCGCACCAGGGTCGGCTCATCGACGGTCTTGGCATCCGCCCCGACGACGGCCATGCGGCCGGTGGCGTTGACGAAGTACACATTGCCCGGGCTCGCCGACACCCGCACCGGGACGGACGCTTCGGCTTCGGCCTGGTCGGCGCTGAGCACGCACAGCGGCGAGCCGTCCGTGCGCTGCAGCTCCACCTGGTCGACACGCGGCGACGCCAGATCACGCAGGGTGAGCAGCAGCTGGGTCGCCATCTTCTTGCACACCGTCCGCCCGACGTTGGACGCCTTGTCGTTGAGCGGCACCTTCAGCTGGTTCTGGTCGTCGGGCGTCAGTGACGTCACGCCCGCCTTGAGTGCCGTACCCGTCGGGAACGGCGAGCCCACCACCGGCCTCAGCCAGTCCGTCGGGCCCTCGAACAGCGCCGACACGGTCTGGGCGACCGGGTCCATCCGGGTCACCGGGTCCTGGCGCTGCCGGATGTACACCGGGTCGGCGACCACGGACTGCTGCCCCGGCGCGAAGTAGTACCTGTTGACGGAGCCGTAGTTCCGCAGAAAGTCGCTCTCCCCGAGCACAAGGCCCTGCGGAGCGGAGTCGATGCGCCACTCCTTGTCCTTGCCCTCCGGACCGCTCTGCCGCACCAGCCGCAGCGTCCCGTTGTACCCGGCGGGCGCCGCCGCCTGGTAGGCGTGCCGCTCCACGGTCGCGATCAGCTCACCGGAGAGGGGATAGCTGCGGCTCTCCTCCCCGTCACCGGCCTCCGACAGCCCGGCGTCGGGCGCCTCGGTGAGGACCGTCGTCAGCTGCTCGGGCCTCCACTCCTTGGCGGCCCGCTTCGTCAGATACTTGCGAGCCGTCGCGAAACTCGGATCGTCACTGGTCATGGCCTCGAGGAAGCCCACGACGATCTCCTCGGGCGCCGCTCCATCGCGGGGCGGCACCGCAAGGACCCGCACCTGCGAGTCGGCGCCCTTGGTGGCCTTGACCTGCTCGACGTCCCCGCTGTCGGGCATCGACGCACACCCGCCCAGGACCACGACGGCACAAGTGGGCAGAGCGAACGCCCGCGCCGCCCGCCCCCGCCCGTACCGGCGACGCTCAGCGCCCACGAGTCGTGTCCTCCCGCTCCGGGATCCTGCCCGGTGTCGTCGTCTCACCCTCGCCCGGTCGCTCGCCCGCCCGACGCGCCACCACCCGGGCACCACTGCCCGGCAGTGCGGCCGGGTCCACCGTCGCCGAGGGCGGGGTGTGCGGCGGCAGGGGTGCCCTCGCAGGCAGCGGCGAGCGGTCCGCGCCGGGCTGGGCCGGCACGGTCGCCAGTCGCAGCGCGCCCTCGTTCGCCATGTCGGCAGCGGCCCTCTGACGGGCGCGCCGGGAGTCCTCGGGCTCCAGCGGTATCGGCGATCCGCGCAGCGGCTCGCCGGCGGTGCGCGGCAGGGTCAGCCGGAACTGCGAGCCGCCGCCCGCCTCGCCCCACGCCTGCAGCCAGCCCCCGTGCAGCCGCGCGTCCTCGACGGCGATGGACAGGCCCAGGCCCGTACCGCCCGTGGTGCGCGCCCGCGCCGGGTCGGCCCGCCAGAAGCGGTTGAACACCCGCGTCGCCTCCCCCGGCTTCAGACCCACGCCGTAGTCCCGCACGGCCACGGCGACCGCTCCGCGCGCCGCGGCCAGCTGCACCACCACGTCGCGCCCCTCGCCGTGCTCCACGGCGTTGACGACGAGGTTGCGCAGCACACGCTCGATCCGGCGGGCATCGGCCTCGGCGACCACGGGCTGCTCGTCGCCGACCACCCGGATCCGGGTGCCCTTGCACTCGGCAAGCGGCTCGGCCCCGCCGATCACCCTGCGCACGACCTCTCGGAGATCTATCGGCTCGGCCTCCAGCGCCGCCGCGCCCGCGTCGAACCTGCTGATCTCCAGCAGATCCGAGAGCAGCGACTCGAAGCGGTCCAGCTGGTCTCCGAGCAGCTCCGCCGAGCGCGCCGTCACCGGATCGAAGTCGCTGCGCGCCTCGTGAATGACGTCGGCCGCCATCCGTACGGTCGTCAGCGGGGTGCGCAGCTCGTGCGAGACGTCCGAGACGAAGCGCCGCTGCATCCTGGAGAGCTCCTCCAGCTGCTGGATCTTGTGCTGGAGGTTCTGCGCCATCTTGTTGAACGCCTCGCCCAGCCTGGCGATGTCGTCCTCGCCGGTGACCTTCATCCGCTCGTGCAGCGAGCCGGCCGACAGCCGCTCGGCGATTCCGGCGGCCATCCGCACGGGTGTGACGACCTGCCGCACCACGAGCCATGCGATCGCCCCGAGCAGGACGACCACGAACAGCCCGGCCGTCGCCAGCGTCCCCTTGACCAGGTTCAGCGACTCCTCCTCCTGCGTCAGCGGGAAGAGGTAGTACAGCTCGTACGCATTGCCCTCGACGTCGTTGAGGCGCTTGCCGACGACCAACCCGGCTTCCGAATCCTTCGCAACCGAGTACCTGATGCCGGCGTACGTCTGGAAGGTCCCCGTCCCCTGCGCGACGGAGCCGCGCAGCGCCTCGGGAATGCTGGTCACGTCCACGTCACCGGAGGCACGCGGGCTCCGGCTGGTGCCGGCGTCGTCGGAGTCCGGGCTGAGCGCCACCACGTGGTACGCCCCCTGGCCGCCACTGGCCAGCTGCTTGACGAGTTCGGACCGCCAGTTGACGGCGCCCCGGCCGGGCAGGCCGTCGGTCGCGTCACCGTCGGGGCCGCCGAGGGCGACCGGTCCGCTCGCCTTGTCCTGCGCCGCCGCGAAACCGCCCGCGGCCTGGCTCAGCGCCGCCTGCTCCTTCGCGTCCAGCAGACCGTTGCGGACCTGGCCGATGACGACGAGTCCGAGCAGCAGCACCACACCGAGCGACATCAGCAGTGTGCTGGCGACCACCCGCAGCTGGATGTTCCGCCGCCACAGCCGTACTGCGGGCAGCAGAGGTCGCCGAAACCACCGCGCGACCATCCGGAGCACCAGCGCACCTGGTGCCCCGTCCTGGAAAGCCCGGCGCACCCGCGAGGATGCACGCCCCGGCCCGGCAGCCCGCCCCGTACGGACTCCCGGCCCCCCGGGTTTCGGAGCAGCGCTGCCCACAGACATGTCAGCTCGGTCCGGCCTTGTAGCCGACGCCGCGGACGGTCACCACGATCTCCGGCCGCTCCGGGTCCTTCTCGACCTTGGAGCGGAGCCGCTGCACATGCACGTTGACCAGCCGGGTGTCGGCGGCATGGCGGTAGCCCCACACCTGCTCGAGCAGCACCTCACGGGTGAAGACCTGCCACGGCTTACGGGCCAGCGCGACGAGCAGATCGAACTCCAGCGGGGTCAGTGCGATCGACTGACCGTCCCGCTTCACGGAGTGACCGGCGACATCGATGACCAGGTCCCCGATCGTGAGCTGCTCGGGAGCGGGCTCCTCGGACCTCCGCAGCCGCGCCCGGATACGGGCCACCAGCTCCTTCGGCTTGAACGGCTTGACGATGTAGTCATCGGCACCGGACTCCAGCCCGACGACCACATCCACGGTGTCGCTCTTGGCCGTGAGCATGACGATCGGCACACCCGACTCGGCCCTGATGAGCCGGCACACCTCGATGCCGTCCCGTCCGGGCAGCATGAGATCCAGCAGCACCAGGTCCGGCTTGGCCTCCCGGAATGCAGCGAGAGCCTTGTCGCCGTCCGCTACGAACGACGGCTCGAACCCTTCTCCACGCAGCACAATCCCGAGCATCTCGGCCAGTGCGGTGTCGTCGTCGACGACAAGGACGCGTCCCTTCATAATCGACATCATCCCATTAGCTAATCGTTACCTGGCGTGACCTGGCACACAGCTCGGCTATTCCGCCCCCGGTGACCGGGGACACCGCTCCTTCTTCCGTCACGACGGCCGTCACGAGTTCCGGCGGCGTGATGTCGAACGCGGGGTTGTACACAACGGTTCCCGGCGGCGCCACCGGCAGCCCGTCGACAGGTCCGCCCGCTCCCACCCGCAGCCCTGTGACCTCCGTCACCTCCCGTCCCGACCTCTGCTCGACCTCGATCGACACCCCGTCCTCGGTCCGCAGATCCACCGTGGTGGTCGGCGCCACCACGATGAACGGCACATGGTGGTACTTGGCGAGCACCGCCAGCGGATAGCTCCCCACCTTGTTCGCCACGGAGCCGTCCGCCGCGATCCGGTCGGCGCCGATCAGCACCGCGTCCACCTGCCCCGCCGCGAACAGCGAGCCTGCGGCATTGTCCGTCAGCAGCGTGTACGGCAGCCCGTTCACCGCCGCCTCGTACGCGGTGAGCCGGGAGCCTTGCAGCAGAGGCCGCGTCTCGTCCACCCAGAGCGTGCGCAGCCGTCCCGCCCGGTGCGCCGCGAGCGCCACGGCGAACGCCGTGCCTTCCCCGCCCGACACCAGCCGCCCCGTGTTGCAGTGCGTCAGGATCCGGTGACCGCCGCCGGGCAGCAGCTCATCGAGGAGCGCGAGCCCGTGGTGCGCCATTCGCTCGCTGGCTGCCGCATCTTCCCGATGCAGCTCCTTCGCCTCGCGCAGCACCGCCCCGGCCGCCTCTTCCGCACCGGCGCCCCCGCCGACCGCCTCCCGATACGCCGCGGCCGCCCGCCGCACCCCGTACCCGAGGTTGACCGCGGTGGGCCGCGCCCCCTCAAGCTGGGCCGCCGCCTCCGCGACGTCGTCGCCTCGGGCGGCCGCCAGCGCCACCCCGTACGCCCCGGTGATCCCGAGCAGGGGCGCCCCGCGCACGGCGAGCGTCCGGATCGCCCGCACCAGCGTCGGAACGTCCGCACAGACCAGCTCGACCTCCTCGGCCGGCAGCCGGGTCTGATCGAGAAGCACCAGTACGGGGCCTCCGAGCGGCTCGTCCCAGCGCAGCGACGGCAGCGGCGGGGAGCCCTCGCCGGCCGGAGGCCGAGCATGCTGATCAACCATCCGCCCAGTCTGCCCGTTACGGCAGCCACAATGAAGGTGAGAACGTGATCCGGTGCCCGGTCCACCGCCGGGCGCCGCGT from Streptomyces sp. FIT100 includes these protein-coding regions:
- a CDS encoding GNAT family N-acetyltransferase, with the protein product MEPITLTTERLELRTFAPDDAAEVHAACQDPDIQRWIPAIPSPYEQQDAEEFVGLIVPDGWRSDTAYTFCVRPLGGGPLIASTSLHHPLEGAWEIGFWTAKEHRGRGYATETVLALARWAFTDLGCVRLEWRAEVGNTGSRSVAEKAGFTVEGALRSGIRSRGTLRDCWVASLLPSDLGLIPAVPYLPARADA
- a CDS encoding winged helix-turn-helix domain-containing protein, encoding MTTEPPPAAGPAAAGLSADEARRIALRAQGFLGAPDRRGGVRGVLRHLGAVQLDTISVLARSHELIPYARLGAVGRRTVEEAYWTDGHAFEYWSHAACILPVEEWPHFAFRRRAYRSRPHWYHDLPDGAYDTVIKQLRAEGPLTATELGGAKNKGEWWDWSESKVAVERALMYGEVVCTERRGWKRVYDLAERAIPDQFLHDELDDRECLRRLVRLAGQSLGVGTRADIADYHRLKGEQFDEVVADSGLVPVRVEGWSKPAWADPEALASEPRGRHRTTLLSPFDSLIWERARTERLFGFTHRLEAYVPKAKRVHGYFAMPLLSGGRLLGRVDPAREGTTLVARQVSLDTPKAVRPMAQALLEAAEWVGCDTVRVERVDRPELMAPLVAALS
- a CDS encoding response regulator transcription factor yields the protein MADSFGPVQDADGAEGADGAGTGVSGKEPIRVLVVDDHALFRRGLEIVLAQEEDIQVVGEAGDGAEAVDKAADLLPDIVLMDVRMPKRGGIEACTSIKEVAPSAKIIMLTISDEEADLYDAIKAGATGYLLKEISTDEVATAIRAVADGQSQISPSMASKLLTEFKSMIQRTDERRLVPAPRLTERELEVLKLVATGMNNRDIAKELFISENTVKNHVRNILEKLQLHSRMEAVVYAMREKILEIR
- the hpf gene encoding ribosome hibernation-promoting factor, HPF/YfiA family translates to MDIVVKGRKTEVPERFRKHVAEKLKLEKIQKLDGKVISLDVEVSKEHNPRQADRSDRVEITLLSRGPVIRAEAAAADPYAALDLATAKLEARLRKQHDKRHTRRGNGRLSAAEVADVVPGVAQLNQNGEPVSEETPESVPTTRIGSLEVQGEGPLVVREKNHVAAPMTLDQALYEMELVGHDFYLFVDSETKEPSVVYRRHAYDYGVIHLQTDPLAGHEPGGASGALGG
- a CDS encoding ComF family protein, with amino-acid sequence MRGWWREMAGLVLPLACGGCGRPRTPLCEECAWQLGGRGPRRARPCPEPAGLPVVFAAAEYEDAVRALLLAHKERGVLGLAGPLGAALAGAVVAAAPEALDGAEPLLLVPVPSARRAVRARGHDAARRVAVAAAGALRRSGARASAVPVLRQCRKVADQSGLTARERVLNMTGALGVVKGAERLLEGRRAVLVDDLMTTGASLVEAARALCAATAAGPSGCVRTSAAVIAAPPLSFGVDHG
- a CDS encoding LpqB family beta-propeller domain-containing protein, giving the protein MGAERRRYGRGRAARAFALPTCAVVVLGGCASMPDSGDVEQVKATKGADSQVRVLAVPPRDGAAPEEIVVGFLEAMTSDDPSFATARKYLTKRAAKEWRPEQLTTVLTEAPDAGLSEAGDGEESRSYPLSGELIATVERHAYQAAAPAGYNGTLRLVRQSGPEGKDKEWRIDSAPQGLVLGESDFLRNYGSVNRYYFAPGQQSVVADPVYIRQRQDPVTRMDPVAQTVSALFEGPTDWLRPVVGSPFPTGTALKAGVTSLTPDDQNQLKVPLNDKASNVGRTVCKKMATQLLLTLRDLASPRVDQVELQRTDGSPLCVLSADQAEAEASVPVRVSASPGNVYFVNATGRMAVVGADAKTVDEPTLVRGPFGDGTLRLGTVAVARNGQRAAAVSQDGQHLYAASIMSDEELADPLAGSNGAKPADRLSAPSWDRNDLWVADRDPRRPRLLRLAGGEGPPQAVAVDGLDGARIESLRLSADGVRIALLLSEDGKSTLKIGRIERRTTPEGVTSVSVVELQSAAPRLDSVTAVSWAGPSRLVVVGKEAGGVQQVRYIQTDGSLSPAGGVPGLNKVSAVAATEDDDQPLVAVSDDGLVRLAPSANWQTMTDKGLSPVYPG
- the mtrB gene encoding MtrAB system histidine kinase MtrB, which translates into the protein MSVGSAAPKPGGPGVRTGRAAGPGRASSRVRRAFQDGAPGALVLRMVARWFRRPLLPAVRLWRRNIQLRVVASTLLMSLGVVLLLGLVVIGQVRNGLLDAKEQAALSQAAGGFAAAQDKASGPVALGGPDGDATDGLPGRGAVNWRSELVKQLASGGQGAYHVVALSPDSDDAGTSRSPRASGDVDVTSIPEALRGSVAQGTGTFQTYAGIRYSVAKDSEAGLVVGKRLNDVEGNAYELYYLFPLTQEEESLNLVKGTLATAGLFVVVLLGAIAWLVVRQVVTPVRMAAGIAERLSAGSLHERMKVTGEDDIARLGEAFNKMAQNLQHKIQQLEELSRMQRRFVSDVSHELRTPLTTVRMAADVIHEARSDFDPVTARSAELLGDQLDRFESLLSDLLEISRFDAGAAALEAEPIDLREVVRRVIGGAEPLAECKGTRIRVVGDEQPVVAEADARRIERVLRNLVVNAVEHGEGRDVVVQLAAARGAVAVAVRDYGVGLKPGEATRVFNRFWRADPARARTTGGTGLGLSIAVEDARLHGGWLQAWGEAGGGSQFRLTLPRTAGEPLRGSPIPLEPEDSRRARQRAAADMANEGALRLATVPAQPGADRSPLPARAPLPPHTPPSATVDPAALPGSGARVVARRAGERPGEGETTTPGRIPEREDTTRGR
- the mtrA gene encoding two-component system response regulator MtrA; the protein is MMSIMKGRVLVVDDDTALAEMLGIVLRGEGFEPSFVADGDKALAAFREAKPDLVLLDLMLPGRDGIEVCRLIRAESGVPIVMLTAKSDTVDVVVGLESGADDYIVKPFKPKELVARIRARLRRSEEPAPEQLTIGDLVIDVAGHSVKRDGQSIALTPLEFDLLVALARKPWQVFTREVLLEQVWGYRHAADTRLVNVHVQRLRSKVEKDPERPEIVVTVRGVGYKAGPS
- the mtnA gene encoding S-methyl-5-thioribose-1-phosphate isomerase: MVDQHARPPAGEGSPPLPSLRWDEPLGGPVLVLLDQTRLPAEEVELVCADVPTLVRAIRTLAVRGAPLLGITGAYGVALAAARGDDVAEAAAQLEGARPTAVNLGYGVRRAAAAYREAVGGGAGAEEAAGAVLREAKELHREDAAASERMAHHGLALLDELLPGGGHRILTHCNTGRLVSGGEGTAFAVALAAHRAGRLRTLWVDETRPLLQGSRLTAYEAAVNGLPYTLLTDNAAGSLFAAGQVDAVLIGADRIAADGSVANKVGSYPLAVLAKYHHVPFIVVAPTTTVDLRTEDGVSIEVEQRSGREVTEVTGLRVGAGGPVDGLPVAPPGTVVYNPAFDITPPELVTAVVTEEGAVSPVTGGGIAELCARSRQVTIS